Part of the Methanothermobacter sp. MT-2 genome is shown below.
GTCTAATATATCTCCTGATAACATCTTCTACTGGACCCTCATCGGCCACGAATTTCACACCAGCCTCCTCAAGACCGAATTTAGCCCTTAAACCTGCCTGTACAGCTATCACCACGTCACAATCCCTTACAGCATCTAATGTTTTCATCCATTGATGTTTTTCATTTTCTTTAATATCTATTTTCCTCTCTGCGACAATCTCAACATTTTCACCATCAAACTTGTAAATGATAAAATTGGATGCTTTTCCAAAATGTAAGTCCACATTTTGGCCGTCAGACGATGCCAAG
Proteins encoded:
- a CDS encoding putative dinitrogenase, whose translation is MKIALASSDGQNVDLHFGKASNFIIYKFDGENVEIVAERKIDIKENEKHQWMKTLDAVRDCDVVIAVQAGLRAKFGLEEAGVKFVADEGPVEDVIRRYIRHYKFMKKKP